A genome region from Candidatus Manganitrophus noduliformans includes the following:
- a CDS encoding FAD-binding oxidoreductase, with protein MQPVKCSAEVIDIRVLTHDVKEISLRMIDPPQLEFTAGQYISIEVTEMKDGHPRQNNRPYSIASSPEEKEIITLCVNLVKGGPGSTQIHSLQMGDKLKFLYPLGYFTVKEAATSLLFVATGTGIAPIKSMIVHLLRSGSRRPMTLYWGLRSEIDLYYQEAFTSLAKEYPFFKYCVTLSRPTDAWTGLRGRVTTLLPGLIQTVENLEAYLCGNGEMIKEVRTLLIEKGMPRKSVHYEKFY; from the coding sequence ATGCAACCTGTCAAATGCAGCGCGGAAGTGATCGACATCCGGGTCTTGACGCATGACGTCAAAGAGATCAGCTTGAGAATGATCGATCCCCCGCAGCTTGAATTCACCGCCGGGCAATACATCTCGATCGAGGTCACCGAGATGAAAGACGGACACCCCCGACAAAACAATCGGCCCTACTCGATTGCCTCTTCTCCGGAGGAGAAGGAGATCATCACGCTTTGCGTCAACCTGGTGAAGGGGGGACCGGGATCGACACAGATCCACTCGCTTCAGATGGGGGACAAGTTGAAGTTCCTCTATCCGCTCGGTTATTTCACCGTAAAAGAAGCGGCCACTTCGCTTCTTTTTGTGGCGACCGGCACGGGGATCGCGCCGATCAAATCGATGATCGTTCACCTTCTTCGGAGCGGAAGCCGCCGCCCGATGACCCTCTACTGGGGACTCCGAAGCGAGATCGACCTTTATTACCAGGAAGCGTTTACCTCCCTTGCAAAGGAGTACCCCTTCTTCAAATATTGCGTCACCTTGTCCCGGCCGACCGACGCCTGGACCGGATTGAGGGGACGGGTGACGACGCTTCTTCCCGGCCTGATTCAAACCGTAGAGAATCTAGAAGCCTATCTCTGCGGAAACGGGGAGATGATCAAAGAGGTCAGGACCCTTCTCATCGAAAAAGGGATGCCGCGGAAATCGGTCCACTACGAAAAGTTTTATTAA
- a CDS encoding PilZ domain-containing protein, translating to MIEKRKHIRVTIKSIAEVVLLDGDFDQAYVGGISRGGLEMYTSKEIKKDTSVKITLHFLLEGQEETEVVQGKVKWSASFKNAFVSGVEFSNILTAGTHPNLTRCIEQAESYYK from the coding sequence ATGATTGAGAAGCGAAAACACATCCGGGTGACGATTAAATCGATCGCGGAGGTGGTGCTGCTGGACGGCGATTTCGATCAAGCCTATGTCGGCGGCATCAGCCGGGGCGGACTGGAAATGTATACGAGTAAGGAGATTAAAAAAGATACCTCTGTAAAAATCACGCTTCATTTCTTGCTCGAAGGACAGGAAGAGACGGAAGTCGTTCAAGGCAAAGTAAAATGGAGCGCCTCCTTCAAGAACGCCTTTGTTTCCGGGGTCGAATTCTCCAACATCCTGACCGCGGGGACACATCCGAACCTCACCCGCTGCATCGAGCAGGCGGAATCGTATTATAAATAG
- a CDS encoding Ppx/GppA phosphatase family protein encodes MAVIAGIDIGTNTLRLLVAEMENTQSLREICSAKEITRLGEGFSTKKAFLPAAIERSVAALKQFKEILKKYSVNHLIVVGTSAVREAENRDLFLNEVKRQTGFDVQVISGEEEALCTFLGVNLVIKNQTEPMLVIDIGGGSTEFIGAEGDAPNFLLSTELGVVHLTEKYLKSDPPTPEELKSLRLAVDKVIKPIGYHFPPKGLLVGTAGSITTLAAIDQKMTAYDPQKVNRYPLSRAAIERIYKELSLMPLEQRRKTLGLEKGREDIILTGSLILLAVMELFGYDPVYVSDYGLREGVLIHLYQKEYEETSS; translated from the coding sequence ATGGCTGTCATTGCGGGAATCGACATCGGCACGAACACCCTTCGTCTTCTTGTGGCGGAAATGGAGAATACACAATCGCTCCGTGAAATTTGCTCCGCGAAGGAAATCACCCGGCTGGGAGAGGGCTTTTCTACAAAAAAGGCCTTCCTCCCCGCCGCGATCGAGCGATCGGTCGCGGCGTTGAAGCAATTTAAGGAGATCCTCAAGAAATATTCGGTGAACCATCTAATTGTGGTCGGCACCAGCGCGGTTCGGGAAGCGGAAAATCGTGATCTCTTTTTAAATGAAGTGAAACGGCAAACCGGATTCGATGTACAGGTCATCTCAGGAGAGGAAGAAGCCCTCTGCACCTTCCTGGGGGTGAATCTTGTGATAAAAAACCAGACCGAGCCGATGCTCGTTATCGATATCGGGGGAGGAAGCACGGAATTCATCGGCGCCGAAGGAGACGCGCCCAACTTTCTCCTCAGCACCGAGTTGGGGGTCGTTCATCTGACCGAGAAGTATTTGAAGTCGGATCCTCCGACGCCGGAGGAACTCAAAAGTTTGCGGCTGGCGGTCGATAAGGTGATCAAACCGATCGGTTATCACTTTCCTCCGAAGGGACTCTTGGTTGGAACGGCGGGGAGCATTACCACCCTCGCCGCGATCGACCAAAAGATGACCGCATACGATCCACAAAAGGTGAACCGCTATCCCCTCTCGCGCGCCGCCATCGAGCGGATCTATAAGGAACTCTCCCTGATGCCGCTCGAACAGAGGCGGAAAACGCTGGGGCTGGAGAAGGGGAGGGAGGACATCATCCTCACCGGGAGCTTGATCTTGCTCGCCGTGATGGAACTTTTCGGATACGATCCGGTCTATGTGAGTGATTACGGCTTGAGGGAAGGGGTGCTGATTCATTTATATCAGAAAGAATATGAAGAGACATCGTCTTAG
- the recG gene encoding ATP-dependent DNA helicase RecG, whose translation MTEQARQINDSSPFPWDQPIQYLKGVGPKRAVLFGKLGIETLEDLLLFSPFRYEDRTALKKIAHLQPGEEQTILAEIKAVSLVQTPRRRMKIVDAAVMDETGLLHAKWFNQPYLKDLFKVGEKIMLSGKVKANYYGGYHLEMESPLYEKVDEEEVQIHMGRIVPIYHETKGVTSRQIRSLMKVVLNQYLAKIPDILPSALIQKYNLIPLSQAILGLHFPASDSALAPLNAGRSPFHRRLSFDELFLLQTGLALRKKRFSTQEKGISFRTSGSLPDRLRQILPFQLTPAQEKVLAEIKEDMASDRPMNRLVQGDVGSGKTLVALMSILIALENGYQTALMAPTEILAEQHYLSIRGYIERLGRTITFLTSEMRKKAKEEILEGIRAGAYDLVIGTHALIQEGVEFKKLGMVVVDEQHKFGVLQRAKLAGKGYRPDVLIMTATPIPRTLALTLYGDLNISIIDALPPGRSPIRNFLFYGKQRERAYSFLEKELAKGRQAYVVCPLIEESEKSDLKAALELSVTLQREIFPHRRIGLLHGRLKREEKESIMREFKEGRIDLLVATTVVEVGIDVPNATLMLIEHAERFGLAQLHQLRGRVGRGREQSFCLLAAEYPISAEAKRRLDAMVKSNDGFKIAEIDLEIRGPGEFFGTRQSGIPELRIANLMRDTAILETARREAFTWVDRDPNLTEAESRPIRLLLERKWKGKLEWLTTG comes from the coding sequence ATGACCGAACAGGCCAGACAGATCAATGACTCAAGCCCATTTCCGTGGGATCAGCCGATTCAGTACCTGAAAGGAGTCGGCCCGAAGAGGGCCGTTCTTTTCGGCAAGCTTGGAATTGAGACCCTTGAAGACCTTCTCCTCTTTTCCCCCTTCAGGTATGAAGATCGAACCGCTTTAAAAAAAATCGCTCACCTTCAACCTGGGGAAGAGCAGACGATCTTGGCCGAAATTAAAGCGGTCTCCCTGGTTCAGACACCCCGACGCAGAATGAAGATCGTCGACGCGGCCGTGATGGACGAAACCGGTCTTCTCCACGCAAAATGGTTCAATCAACCCTACCTAAAGGACCTCTTCAAGGTAGGCGAAAAAATCATGCTTTCCGGAAAGGTAAAAGCAAACTATTACGGCGGATATCATCTCGAAATGGAAAGCCCCCTCTACGAAAAGGTCGATGAAGAAGAGGTTCAGATTCATATGGGTCGGATTGTTCCGATTTATCATGAAACCAAAGGGGTGACGAGCCGCCAGATTCGATCCTTGATGAAGGTGGTGTTGAATCAATACCTCGCCAAAATTCCAGATATCCTCCCGTCCGCCCTGATTCAGAAGTACAATCTGATCCCTCTCTCCCAGGCGATCTTGGGGCTTCATTTTCCCGCATCGGATTCAGCGCTGGCCCCATTGAACGCCGGCCGGAGCCCCTTCCACCGCCGCCTCTCGTTTGATGAACTCTTCCTTCTCCAAACCGGTTTGGCCCTCCGCAAAAAGCGGTTTTCAACTCAGGAAAAAGGAATCTCCTTCCGGACCTCCGGATCACTTCCGGATCGGCTTCGCCAGATTCTTCCTTTTCAACTGACGCCGGCGCAGGAAAAAGTCCTTGCAGAGATCAAAGAGGACATGGCCTCGGATCGTCCCATGAACCGGCTGGTCCAAGGGGATGTCGGATCGGGCAAAACACTGGTCGCCCTCATGTCGATCCTGATCGCCCTTGAAAATGGATACCAGACGGCGCTGATGGCTCCCACCGAAATTCTGGCCGAGCAACACTATCTTTCCATTCGGGGGTATATTGAACGGTTAGGAAGAACGATCACGTTTCTGACCAGCGAGATGCGGAAGAAAGCCAAAGAAGAGATCCTGGAAGGAATCCGAGCGGGAGCGTACGATCTGGTCATCGGAACCCATGCCTTGATCCAGGAGGGGGTGGAATTCAAAAAGCTCGGGATGGTCGTTGTCGACGAGCAGCACAAGTTCGGGGTGCTGCAGCGGGCGAAATTAGCGGGGAAAGGTTATCGCCCCGATGTCCTCATCATGACGGCGACGCCGATCCCCCGGACCCTCGCGCTGACCCTTTATGGAGATTTGAATATTTCCATCATCGATGCGCTGCCGCCGGGCCGGTCACCGATTCGCAATTTCCTTTTCTATGGAAAGCAGCGGGAGCGGGCTTATTCCTTTCTTGAGAAAGAGCTCGCGAAAGGAAGACAGGCCTATGTCGTCTGTCCGCTGATCGAAGAGTCCGAGAAGAGCGATCTCAAGGCCGCTCTTGAACTGTCCGTGACCCTTCAGCGTGAGATCTTCCCGCATCGACGGATCGGGCTGCTCCACGGTCGATTAAAGCGGGAGGAGAAGGAATCGATCATGCGGGAGTTCAAAGAGGGGCGGATCGATCTTCTGGTCGCGACGACCGTCGTGGAAGTGGGAATCGACGTGCCGAATGCGACCCTCATGCTGATCGAGCATGCGGAGCGATTCGGTTTGGCCCAGCTTCATCAACTCCGGGGGCGGGTCGGGAGGGGAAGGGAGCAGTCCTTCTGTCTCTTGGCGGCGGAGTATCCGATCAGCGCCGAGGCGAAGCGCCGTCTGGATGCCATGGTGAAGAGCAATGACGGCTTTAAGATCGCCGAGATCGATTTGGAAATCCGCGGTCCCGGCGAATTTTTCGGAACACGGCAATCTGGCATTCCGGAATTGCGGATTGCAAACTTGATGAGAGACACCGCCATTTTGGAAACGGCCCGCCGCGAGGCCTTCACATGGGTCGATCGAGATCCGAATCTGACCGAAGCGGAGAGCCGGCCGATTCGCCTCCTGCTGGAAAGAAAGTGGAAGGGAAAACTCGAGTGGTTGACCACCGGATAA
- the rpmB gene encoding 50S ribosomal protein L28 encodes MARVCEVCGKGHQIGNLVSHANNKSKRSFKPNLQTVRALIGKTVKRILACTNCIKAGKVIKAG; translated from the coding sequence ATGGCAAGAGTATGTGAGGTTTGCGGCAAGGGGCATCAGATCGGTAATTTGGTCAGCCATGCGAATAACAAAAGCAAGCGGAGCTTCAAGCCGAATCTTCAGACTGTTCGCGCCTTGATCGGTAAAACGGTAAAGCGGATTCTGGCCTGCACCAATTGCATCAAGGCAGGCAAAGTCATCAAAGCAGGATAA
- a CDS encoding MerR family transcriptional regulator, protein MQKTYGPKAVCQSVGISQRQLGYWGMIGVIKPTKQMHGAKVFNRYTDEDVETLKKVKKLIEEGFFVSKAAEKIHKLKEALSSPSSGLSSGMPSPEQNGTHSHQENGHRGLSSSLYLEVRLAEELAKLKQQSFPLACMAIQVLFPSFIKLPHLKNEILLKLSLKFASMLKSSEVISYKKDSIFFWLMPNRTIEQARLLSKEVKEMIEGSEWEVQDKRFKLQAAFGFSDSNTPPRKEGNLLTAAEGELLGQGLRRNRLVQ, encoded by the coding sequence ATGCAAAAGACATATGGCCCAAAAGCGGTTTGTCAATCTGTGGGTATTTCACAACGCCAACTCGGTTATTGGGGAATGATCGGCGTGATCAAACCGACGAAGCAGATGCACGGTGCGAAGGTATTTAATCGGTACACAGATGAGGATGTCGAAACCTTAAAGAAGGTGAAGAAACTGATTGAGGAAGGTTTTTTCGTCAGCAAGGCCGCTGAAAAAATTCACAAGCTGAAAGAGGCGCTCTCTTCCCCTTCTTCTGGCCTTTCTTCCGGAATGCCGTCTCCAGAGCAGAATGGGACCCATTCTCATCAAGAAAATGGACACCGGGGCCTTTCTTCCTCGCTCTATCTGGAGGTTCGACTTGCCGAGGAATTGGCAAAATTAAAGCAGCAGTCGTTTCCGCTGGCATGTATGGCGATTCAAGTTCTCTTTCCTTCTTTTATCAAACTTCCTCATCTAAAAAACGAGATCCTCCTGAAGCTCTCATTGAAATTCGCTTCGATGTTAAAGTCATCCGAGGTGATCAGCTACAAGAAAGATTCCATTTTCTTCTGGCTGATGCCGAATCGAACGATTGAGCAGGCCCGGCTTCTTTCCAAAGAAGTAAAAGAGATGATTGAAGGATCTGAATGGGAGGTTCAAGATAAAAGATTCAAGCTGCAAGCGGCCTTTGGCTTTAGTGACTCCAATACGCCACCCCGGAAAGAGGGTAATCTTCTCACTGCCGCGGAAGGAGAACTGTTAGGACAAGGGTTACGGAGAAATCGGCTGGTTCAATAA
- a CDS encoding transporter, producing the protein MKSGFKFLTKKLLESRITPVNSRGKKGILLIVSSLLLILPSISDKAFAERPFLVTERAIPLERGNYQLETGLVLNRFSSDTRDANLLVDIRYGLIQNLELDILLPYLFREEDGEHENQIGDLLLRAKVRFLKGREANPLSIAGQLFIKVPSAGRDRFFGTTGEPDVGIVAIASKEFTPVTAHINFGYIFIGNPPLGDLPDQILYALGLELQTIEEPLSLIGEISGSTEIGSSASKGILTLLGGVNYNLERTASVDASVGFGLTDDSPDYLVQFGFTYLFE; encoded by the coding sequence ATGAAAAGTGGATTTAAATTCTTGACAAAAAAATTACTGGAAAGTAGAATCACGCCCGTGAATAGCCGCGGGAAAAAAGGAATTCTTCTGATTGTCTCCAGTCTCCTTCTGATCCTTCCATCTATTTCAGACAAAGCATTTGCCGAACGCCCCTTTCTCGTGACTGAAAGGGCGATCCCTCTGGAAAGGGGGAATTATCAATTGGAAACCGGTCTGGTTTTAAATCGGTTCTCCTCCGACACGCGTGATGCAAACCTGCTCGTTGATATTCGATATGGTCTCATCCAAAATCTGGAATTGGACATCCTTCTTCCATATTTATTTCGCGAAGAAGATGGAGAACATGAAAACCAGATCGGGGATCTATTACTGCGTGCAAAGGTGCGCTTCTTAAAAGGGCGCGAGGCGAATCCACTCTCGATTGCAGGCCAACTCTTTATAAAAGTGCCGAGCGCCGGGCGTGATCGCTTTTTCGGCACCACCGGAGAACCCGATGTAGGCATTGTCGCCATCGCAAGCAAAGAATTCACGCCCGTGACGGCCCACATCAATTTCGGTTATATTTTTATCGGGAATCCGCCTCTAGGCGATCTGCCTGACCAGATCCTCTATGCGCTCGGTTTGGAGCTCCAAACGATCGAGGAACCATTGTCTCTCATCGGAGAAATATCGGGAAGCACCGAGATTGGAAGTTCGGCTTCGAAGGGAATCTTAACTCTACTCGGAGGAGTCAATTACAACTTGGAGAGAACCGCCAGTGTTGATGCCTCCGTCGGGTTTGGGCTCACTGACGACAGCCCCGATTACCTTGTTCAATTTGGGTTCACCTACCTCTTTGAATAA
- a CDS encoding response regulator: protein MVSKRTILIVDDEIGPRESLKMILKPFYNVETAEDGIKALEIIREKEIDLVTLDLKMPGPHGGEVLKQIKQKNPDIEVLIITGYGSLKSAIDGIRHGACDYLIKPFNISEIINIINKALNKKKKMEELKGFLSEIGSTFGENASLEEIKTYFKEQREGSKETGTVSKQRS, encoded by the coding sequence ATGGTCTCTAAAAGAACAATCCTAATTGTAGATGATGAGATCGGACCGCGTGAATCCCTGAAGATGATTCTGAAACCCTTTTACAATGTTGAGACCGCTGAAGACGGCATTAAAGCCCTTGAGATTATCCGAGAGAAGGAAATCGATCTGGTGACGCTCGACCTCAAGATGCCGGGTCCCCATGGCGGGGAAGTGCTGAAGCAAATCAAGCAAAAAAATCCCGATATTGAGGTGTTGATTATTACCGGATATGGGAGCTTAAAGAGCGCGATCGATGGGATTCGACATGGCGCTTGCGATTATTTGATCAAGCCCTTTAATATTTCGGAAATTATCAACATTATCAATAAAGCGCTTAATAAAAAGAAAAAGATGGAAGAACTGAAAGGTTTCCTCAGTGAGATCGGCAGCACATTCGGCGAAAATGCAAGCCTGGAGGAGATCAAGACTTATTTTAAAGAACAGCGGGAAGGGTCAAAAGAAACGGGCACCGTTTCCAAGCAAAGGAGTTAA
- the recN gene encoding DNA repair protein RecN, producing the protein MLRELRIQNYAIISEVSLEFSEGLNIITGETGAGKSILIDALSTLLGGRTFPEIIREGKDEALLEARFDSIDLPLLNDFPSSEWLILKRILSKSAKNRTYLNHSFANLSILKEVGQRLTEIHGQHEHHNLTNLEWQLDLLDAFGSLPEQRKQVANGYRVWHRLLQERTALQKLGSEGKQKQAFLEYQLSEINSANLQPGEEEALEKEEKTLKNWEAFLSATETSYALLSEEGGILSRLDETGNAIDRLNQITNDASEETQLWENAQINLKELSTLLRNRLNALEYDPHRLQEVTERLYLIQKLKKKYGLSLQEILSLRSQLEMDLSKISGCETELAEIERKIERAEKDLREKADSLSRARLKAKTKLEEKIQEELQLLGMEKTCFQITTERKSLSEDGIDRVEFLIALPRETPQSLGKIASGGELSRIMLALKVILAEVDPVEVLVFDEVDAGIGGGVAERVGKRLSKLSKTHQVFCITHLPQIAQFADHHYFVEKQDSEKRITTSVKRLSKKERVHELARMLGGVTITPITLQHAEEMIDRKSSEEETISSRQIKQLRRERSK; encoded by the coding sequence ATGCTAAGAGAGCTTCGCATACAAAATTATGCAATTATCTCCGAAGTCTCTCTTGAGTTCTCTGAAGGCTTAAATATCATCACCGGCGAAACAGGCGCCGGAAAATCAATCCTCATCGATGCGCTCTCCACTCTCTTAGGGGGGCGCACTTTCCCCGAAATCATTCGGGAAGGAAAGGACGAAGCGCTCCTGGAAGCGCGCTTTGATTCGATCGACCTTCCCCTTCTAAACGATTTTCCTTCAAGCGAATGGCTGATCCTTAAACGCATTCTTTCGAAATCGGCTAAAAATAGGACTTATCTGAATCATTCTTTCGCAAACCTATCGATATTGAAAGAAGTCGGCCAGCGGCTCACTGAAATCCACGGTCAACACGAACATCATAACCTGACCAATTTAGAGTGGCAGCTCGACCTCCTGGATGCCTTCGGCAGCCTCCCGGAGCAAAGGAAACAGGTTGCAAACGGCTACCGTGTCTGGCACCGGCTTTTACAGGAACGGACCGCGCTCCAAAAACTTGGATCGGAGGGCAAACAGAAGCAAGCGTTTCTCGAATACCAGCTCTCGGAAATAAACAGCGCAAACCTCCAGCCCGGAGAGGAGGAAGCGCTAGAAAAAGAAGAGAAGACGCTGAAGAATTGGGAAGCTTTTTTATCAGCCACGGAGACATCCTATGCCCTCCTGTCGGAAGAGGGAGGCATCTTAAGCAGGTTGGACGAAACCGGGAATGCGATTGACCGGCTGAACCAGATTACAAATGACGCCTCGGAGGAGACACAACTCTGGGAGAACGCCCAAATCAACCTAAAAGAATTATCGACCCTCCTGCGGAATCGGCTCAATGCGCTCGAGTATGATCCCCATCGTTTACAGGAAGTCACAGAGCGGCTCTACTTGATACAAAAATTGAAGAAGAAATACGGTTTATCCCTCCAAGAAATTCTATCGCTCCGGTCCCAATTGGAAATGGACCTTTCTAAAATTTCCGGTTGTGAAACGGAGCTGGCAGAAATAGAACGGAAAATTGAACGCGCCGAGAAAGATCTTAGGGAAAAAGCGGATTCTCTCTCTCGCGCTCGGCTGAAAGCCAAAACAAAGCTGGAGGAGAAAATTCAGGAAGAGCTTCAACTATTGGGGATGGAGAAAACCTGCTTTCAAATCACTACGGAGCGAAAATCTCTCTCGGAAGATGGAATCGATCGGGTTGAGTTCCTGATTGCGCTGCCCCGAGAAACGCCGCAAAGTCTCGGGAAGATCGCCTCCGGCGGCGAACTCTCGAGAATCATGCTGGCGCTGAAGGTAATTCTTGCCGAGGTGGATCCTGTAGAGGTATTGGTTTTTGATGAAGTGGACGCCGGTATCGGGGGCGGGGTGGCCGAAAGGGTCGGCAAGCGGCTTTCGAAACTATCAAAAACCCACCAGGTATTCTGTATCACCCATTTACCGCAGATCGCTCAATTCGCGGATCACCATTATTTTGTGGAAAAACAGGACTCGGAAAAGAGGATCACCACTTCGGTAAAGAGATTGTCTAAAAAGGAGAGAGTGCACGAACTGGCGCGGATGTTGGGGGGGGTCACGATCACCCCGATTACTTTACAGCATGCGGAAGAGATGATCGACCGAAAGTCATCGGAAGAAGAAACTATATCATCGCGGCAAATAAAGCAATTGAGAAGAGAACGTAGTAAATAA
- the trxA gene encoding thioredoxin translates to MGNAAKVTSQTWEQEVLKSSGAAMVDFWAAWCGPCQMIAPTIDELAVEYAGKLKVYKLNTDENPDIAGKYQIMGIPTLLFFKDGKLVDKIVGAASKKQFKQKIDSILSSS, encoded by the coding sequence ATGGGAAATGCAGCAAAGGTGACCAGTCAAACCTGGGAACAAGAAGTACTCAAATCGTCCGGTGCGGCCATGGTCGATTTTTGGGCGGCTTGGTGCGGCCCCTGTCAAATGATCGCGCCGACCATTGATGAGCTTGCCGTTGAATATGCCGGAAAGTTGAAAGTCTATAAGCTCAATACCGATGAAAATCCCGATATCGCCGGAAAATATCAGATTATGGGGATTCCGACACTTCTTTTCTTCAAGGATGGAAAACTGGTCGATAAGATTGTGGGAGCGGCCTCCAAAAAACAGTTCAAACAAAAAATCGATTCCATCCTATCTTCATCGTAA
- the groL gene encoding chaperonin GroEL (60 kDa chaperone family; promotes refolding of misfolded polypeptides especially under stressful conditions; forms two stacked rings of heptamers to form a barrel-shaped 14mer; ends can be capped by GroES; misfolded proteins enter the barrel where they are refolded when GroES binds), with protein sequence MAKQMVFSDEARAAILRGVNQLSNAVKATLGPKGRNAVIEKKFGAPTITKDGVTVAKEIELKDPYENMGAQLVKEVASKTSDVAGDGTTTATVLAQAIFREGVKNLSAGANAMELKRGIDKAVEAVTEELKKISKPCQTKKEIAQIGTISANNDKTIGDLIAEAMEKVGKDGVITVEEAKSMSTSLDVVEGMQFDRGYISPYFVTDSERMEVSLEDAFILINEKKVSTMKDLLPVLEQVAKMGRPLLIIAEDVEGEALATLVVNKLRGTLQVAAVKAPGFGDRRKAMLEDLAILTGGQVISEDLGLKLENVKISDLGKAKRITIDKDNTTIVEGAGDAHKIQGRVKQIKAQIEETTSDYDREKLQERLAKLVGGVAVINVGAVTETEMKEKKARVEDALHATKAAVEEGIVPGGGVALLRCISALDKVKIDGDQKIGVDIVRRSLEEPIRQISENAGVEGSVVVERVKRESGANGFDAASESYVDMVQAGIIDPTKVTRTALQNAASVASLMLTTEVMVAEIPEEKPKGPAMPPGGGMGDMY encoded by the coding sequence ATGGCAAAGCAGATGGTATTTAGCGATGAGGCCCGCGCAGCCATCCTACGGGGTGTCAATCAGCTTAGCAATGCAGTCAAGGCGACATTAGGTCCAAAGGGAAGAAATGCGGTCATTGAAAAGAAATTCGGCGCACCCACAATTACAAAAGACGGGGTAACGGTTGCGAAAGAAATTGAGTTGAAAGATCCCTATGAAAATATGGGCGCTCAACTGGTGAAAGAAGTGGCCAGCAAAACGTCCGATGTGGCGGGCGACGGAACGACCACCGCTACGGTTTTGGCCCAGGCCATTTTCAGAGAAGGGGTAAAGAATCTTTCCGCCGGCGCGAATGCAATGGAGTTGAAGCGGGGGATCGACAAAGCGGTCGAAGCGGTGACGGAAGAACTCAAGAAAATTTCCAAGCCCTGCCAGACGAAAAAAGAGATCGCCCAAATTGGAACCATTTCGGCAAACAATGACAAGACCATCGGAGATCTGATCGCCGAGGCGATGGAGAAGGTCGGCAAGGACGGGGTCATCACCGTCGAAGAGGCCAAGAGCATGTCGACTTCGTTGGATGTCGTCGAAGGAATGCAGTTCGACCGCGGTTATATCTCTCCTTATTTCGTCACCGATTCAGAGAGAATGGAAGTATCGCTCGAGGACGCTTTCATCCTCATCAATGAGAAGAAAGTCTCCACGATGAAGGATCTCCTCCCCGTTCTTGAGCAGGTCGCAAAGATGGGGCGTCCGCTCTTGATCATCGCAGAGGACGTTGAAGGGGAAGCCCTTGCCACACTGGTAGTGAATAAACTGCGCGGCACCCTCCAGGTGGCTGCGGTGAAAGCGCCGGGCTTTGGTGATCGAAGGAAAGCGATGCTTGAAGATCTCGCCATTTTGACCGGAGGCCAGGTCATCTCTGAAGATCTTGGATTGAAACTTGAAAACGTGAAGATCTCCGACCTGGGAAAAGCCAAGCGGATCACGATTGATAAAGACAACACCACGATCGTCGAAGGGGCAGGGGACGCCCATAAGATCCAGGGCCGCGTGAAGCAAATCAAGGCACAGATCGAGGAGACCACCTCCGATTACGACCGAGAAAAACTCCAAGAACGCCTTGCCAAGCTCGTCGGCGGGGTTGCCGTCATCAATGTCGGCGCGGTCACGGAGACGGAGATGAAAGAGAAAAAGGCGCGCGTGGAAGACGCCCTTCATGCCACCAAAGCGGCGGTGGAAGAGGGGATCGTCCCCGGCGGCGGGGTGGCGCTGCTTCGCTGCATTTCAGCTTTGGATAAAGTAAAAATTGACGGGGATCAGAAGATCGGCGTTGATATCGTACGCCGATCCCTCGAAGAACCGATCCGTCAGATTTCCGAAAACGCCGGCGTTGAAGGTTCTGTTGTCGTAGAACGGGTGAAACGAGAAAGCGGCGCCAACGGATTCGATGCAGCCTCCGAGTCCTATGTCGATATGGTCCAGGCGGGGATTATCGATCCGACCAAAGTCACCCGCACCGCGCTCCAGAATGCCGCCAGCGTGGCCAGCCTGATGCTGACCACGGAGGTGATGGTTGCCGAGATCCCCGAAGAGAAACCGAAGGGACCTGCCATGCCTCCCGGCGGAGGAATGGGCGACATGTATTAA
- a CDS encoding co-chaperone GroES codes for MAQATKSAVKFKPLKERVFVSYSGEPEKTSGGLYIPDAAKEKPQKGKIEAIGGEVKNVKVGDTVLFDKYSGSKITIDNQEYLILKEEDILGILE; via the coding sequence ATGGCACAGGCTACGAAATCTGCCGTTAAATTCAAACCGCTCAAGGAGAGAGTTTTCGTCAGCTACTCGGGCGAACCTGAAAAGACTTCCGGCGGGCTTTATATTCCGGATGCCGCCAAAGAAAAACCCCAGAAGGGTAAAATCGAAGCAATCGGCGGAGAAGTGAAAAACGTCAAAGTCGGAGATACCGTCCTCTTCGATAAATATTCAGGCAGCAAAATCACCATCGACAATCAGGAATATCTGATCTTAAAAGAAGAGGACATCCTCGGTATTCTCGAATAA